AGATTTTAATAAATCACAAACctgccatatttttttcttttttaatttttggtgagTATAGAGCacctaaaaaataatacaacactTGACAGGAAGTTCCAAGATATATTATTatacaatatataaataaaaccaaACATCAAAACAATACCAACACCTAATTTTGAAAGTATACAACCAAtaatgtataaaaataattattaatggCATTTTTCAACCCTTGtacaatcgtggacaaaatcaaaaaaataaagccagttatttttcatttttcacaatGGTCAATACTCTGCAGCTGGCAGAGAATTGACAACTGGCCACACATATAGACCAGGTAGAGAGCGTTTTAAAATTCAATAGTGGCATTCTCTCGCAAAATTAGGGAAAAACGGTTACAACAAATAGCATGTTTCAAAAGATTGGATCCAAATAACACAAAGTCCTAAGTCCTAAATCTGTTGTAAacttgacaagtgaactttgacaactCTAAAATGCAGGACTCAAACAAACAATGTAATCACTTTTGGTGACGAAATTTGAAATTAGATGTTTTTACTATATTTTGTCCATGATTGTGACTAATACCTTATACTGTACTTCCATTGATTCTCCAGCTGCCAAGTTACATGATATAGATGCATTTGAAATTATAACCTTTGTACTCTGTAAAGACAAAGCAGAAACTGATAATAttgataattatttttcttatcTCAAAAACGAGATAAAAGGAAAATCCCACCCTGTCGAGTTATATTTTTGGACTTAGAGTATCTTTCATAAACAGGTCATGTTCGATATGACTAGGTTGTTTACCTTTATCTTAAAAGCAtataaaaatatgacttttatATTCacctttttcattttaaaaaaaaattagacatGTTGGTAAATGAAGTAGTACTGTGTGTACATGCTACACAAATGCATCTGAAATATCAAACATTAGTGCAACCATGGGAATTACAATATATAccattttaatattttgcataTGCTCTTGACacctttatatatatttttattacattataaatataaacaactGTGGTCACCAAATATTTTCCAAATTTCCCGATAGTTGCAATAGTTGGAAATTTGTTCTTAAACATCTGGAAAAACCAACACATAGAAATTACATcataatatgaaaaatatatgtTTGTATTATACATACTgcaaaaaacaaagacacaTTCTTGATTCAATACCATAGTTTTATGCCTTTGCAATAGTCAGTTAAAAAATGACATGCAAACCATAAAAACAATATGATGTTATCAATATACAATGTGATGGTATCTGTGACACCAAATCTGCTAGTCCTTAGTATCCATAGGAAAAgttttttgtattatatataaaatttaaaaaaagtcatccAACAGCAACATAGTAAAAATGGCTTTGGTATCAACATTAAGAAAATGATTTCAGCAAATATATGTACATTAAATATAAATACTTTAAAATCAATGATAAGACCAACAAGATCAATCACAAATGGTGGCTAACATGTACTAGTCTTTATTTCAACATTTGCAGCATCCCAAAATGCAAATAAAGACATAATGATATTTCTCTGGTAACACCTATTCTCACTGAATCACATAGATATCAATGTTCGTTTCATGGCACTCCCTTAaatcaaaatcacaaaaacctaatGACACTCTTCCTTTTGGTGATTTGAAATAATCGAGACCACGTCCAATTTTGATTATCCAACCATTGTCCAACAAAATTTCCCTGTCGTgtataatatcggaaaattctACTTTGAGAGAGACGCCAACAGACTTTAAACTGTTTGTCAGTTCTTCCAACTTTGCAGACTGTTCTTCAGGTTTTATTTCATCACGGCCGGTTATAACAGTGATATTTTTCAAAGATTTTCCCCTTTTCACTAGTAATTCACAAAATCGTAATAAGTTAAGAAGTTGATGATGGCTTCTGATATACGCATCTTGAATGGTTACacagtttaattttttatcaatgtaTTTTGAAAACAAAGTGGAATAGCTGCAACCAATTTGtccattctttatttttattgtttcatgAAATTTTCCTGATGCATTATGCTTTTGGATATGTTGCTTCAATTCTTCACCCCTTTTCATGTATTCAGCTATTTTGTTTCGAATTTGTGCCTTTGCTTTTTCATCTGCCAATGTAGAAACAGACTTGATAAGAAGTTCGATACCTTCTTCATAACAAATCTTAGCttctgaatattttttgttgttgtccagCTCAACGGCCCTTTTTAACATTTGTGTGGCAGCATTCATCATAAATAATGTAACAGGTTCTTGTTGCCTTACAACTAAAAGCAATAGAAAAAACATTGATTATAACATCATCAAAGCGTTCCCTAAGTTGTTTTTAATACTTCTGATAAAGTTGccataaatatacaaaaaaaaaacaatatacaaaaacactaaaaaatgttttaaatttactaTGTAAGGTTTCATTTATTCATAAGTGTATGATTATGTAATTTTTTACACCATAATGGGCTCTGATTTGCTAAAGATTGTGACTTAATGGTCTGTTTTATATTAGAACTATGGATAGCCAGGGTGGGTCATTGAAAAGACATTTTGAAATCATGGTTACATAGTTAGACTAATTCTGAGGCTGTTTCCAGTATGTATAAATCCTTGGTTTGAGTCATCTGGCcaactgaaatttaaaaaaaatcctgaaATAATCCATTTGcctatatacaataggtaaaatggtagaaatataaaaacctgCTCTGCTTGCAAAACATAGACTTAACCTTGCAAAACAATGTATAAGTGTATATGGAAACCAGTTttcagttcttgtttttttacaaaatcttcTTTTTCGTTCTTTCACTTAAATACAGCTTCATTACCATGTCATTTTGATGAGTTTAATGTTCTCCTTAATGAGCTTGGGCATAATTTTGACATTATTGCACTGACTGAAACAAAAATTCCCTCTAATCATCTCTggtgatttttttcttaaatcctATAATTACTGCCACACTCCATCAGAATCTAGCTGTGGGGGTCTCTTCTTTTTATTGCAGATAACATCCTTTCATTGAAAGGCTTGGTATCTATCAAGAAAACTTGAATCATGTTTTATCGAAATTCCAACAGTCAAAGGCCGTGCTGTTATATTTGTTTGTATCTACAGGCATCCATCTATGGAAATCTCTGACTTCCGTGATAACTACTTAAGACCTCTCTTATATAAGCTTTCTATGGATAATAAAGGTGTAATCTTCTTAGGAGATTTTAATATTAATTTGTTAAATGTTGAATTTGATCATAATATTTCTAATTTTGTAGACATATTATCACTTCATTCTTTCATTCCTAATATAAACCTGCCCAGTACGATAACTAGTACCAGTAAAACATtaattgataatattttttgtaacttcTCTAATTCTTCTTGTGTTTCTGGTAATATAGTAGCAGGCATATCTGATCACTTACCTCAATTTCTCTTTGTTAATAAATCTCCTAGACATGCTATAAAATCATGTCATCAATATGGTGACTGGAAGAACTTTAACCaagaaaattttattcttgacttttttgaaattttttgggacaatgtaaaaaaacttaataaactgtagatgtaaaaattttttttaattcttatatTCAAACTAACTTAAACAACCATGATCCTTTAAAATTAGCATCTAGTTCTAAATCCCACTCTTCTAAAATTAAGCCATGGATTACAAAGGGTATTCTTAGGTCAATGTTTTCttgtaataaaatatttcaagctTATCACAGAGAAAAAAACCAAACTAAAATCTTTTAAACCACTATAAGCAATATTGTAACTTAATTACACTTCTCTGCAGACAAAGTAAAGACAGTTATTATAAATCTTATTTTTCCACTAATTTGAATAACTCTAAGCTAATTTGGAAAGGTATCAATAATATTTTGGGTGCTAATCAGTCATCaaaaaattcaattaaatcGCTTAACATTAATAATTCAATCTATAATGACCCACAAAACATTGCGAACACTCTTAATAATCATTTCTGTACTGTTGCTGACAAAGTTTGGTCAAAGATTCCaaattcatttaaacatttttctgaGTTTCTTAACAATTCAAATCCAAATACCTTTTTTCTTTTGCCTACTGATCCTGgtgatttttaaagttattttaattcTCTCAACCTTCTGGTCCCAATAGTATTTCCAATAAAATCCTAATccttctaaaatttgaaatTGCTGTCCACTTATCAAAGCTAATCAATCTCTCTTTTTCTAGTGGTCTTCTCAAAATTGCCAAAGTGATAGCCCTGTTACAAAAAGGGCACTCCACTCGATTGTTCTAACTATCGTcctatttcttttttatctaatgTGGAGaagatatttgaaaaaattatatttaaaagtcTTTATAACTTCATTAAGcacaataatattttatattttcgtcatttttgattttgtaaaaaacattttccacATCTCATGCACTTATGTCTATCACTCAGCTTATTTCTAATGCCCTAGACCAACAGAAACTTTGCATGTGCCCTATTTATTGAACTTGAAAAAGCCTTCGATATGGTTGACCACATTATACTTCTTCGTAAACTCTAACATTATGGCATTCGTGGACATTCATTAGAACTCTTTTCATCTTACTTCTTAAATCGAAAACAAATTGTCTCCCTTTCTGGTATTTCATCTTGCTCCAACATTATTAAACATGGTGTTCCTCAGGGTTCAGGTTCTTGGGCCTCTCCTCTTcttaatttatataaatgacttttttaatgcTATTAAATTTGGGGAGGTCCATCATTTTGCTGATGATACCAACTTGTTACACGTCAATAAAAATCTTAACCATCTACAGAAGGCATGTCAGCCCAAAATTAAACGATTGTGTTATTGGCTTAACGCCAATAAAATTTCAATGAACATATCAAAAACCGAATAAATCAGATTTATAAACCTAGACGTAAATCTActcataattttaattttaaattaaagattAATGGTAAACGTATTAAATTCTAGTGTCATGATTAAATATTTAGGTATTTTACTCGATTCTGACCTTTCCTGGCAATCTcatattaatttaattaattccaAACTTAAAGAGCTAATGTTACTTAATCTAAACTGCTCCATTACACCAGAAATACTCTTCGTCAAGTTTATTCTGCCCTTTTTCACTCCCATCTTTCATATTGTTGCCAGATTTGGGGTCAGGCCACTTCTTCCTTATTTAATACAATTCTAACTCTTCAAAAACAGGCCTTACATATTATTACTTTTTCAGATCCTCATTCTCATGCTAATCCACTTTTCTCCCAACTTAAAACCTTAAACTTTCCTGATTTTCCTGATTGGCCCCAGCCTTGCTAATGCTTTTCTTTCGCACCACGAAAAGACTTGGTTGGATAATTGTCCATCATCCTTTAAGCCAGTGTATTATAGAAGATATGTTGATGATGTTTTTGTGTTGTTCTCATCTCCTAGCCATTTGCCTCTATTTAAGGACTATCTTAATAGGCAACACATCAACATATCTTTCACGTCTGAGTGCGAGGCCGATAAAACTCTTCCGTTTCTTGACGTATCTGTTTCTCGCAATGAATCGAAGTTTGTTACATCTATCTATAGGAAGCCTACATTTAGTGGTGTTTACACGAATTACAACAGCTTTTTGCCGGAAGAATATAAAACGGGTTTGATAATGACATTGATTTTTCGGATATTTAAGattgtttctgatttttctaGGTTTCACTTAGAAATGCAAGATCTTAGAAACATTCTGTTAAGAAATGGCTACCCGTCAAGTTTGATTGATCAATGCATTAAGTCTTTTCTCGACAGAATGTTTCAAGATAAGAAAGTTTTCAGTACCGTGCCTAAGTTAGAAGTTCTTATTATTTTGCCATATTTGCCATATTTGCCATATTtgctaaccctaaccctaaccctaaccctaaccctaaccctaaccctaaccctaactgcGAACTCACTtagttaaaacatttgataagCATCTTCCGTGCTGTAAGCTTAGGGTTATTTTCAAATCGGGTTGTAGAATTAGCAATTTTTTCCGGTTTAAGGACCGTGTTTCAAAGGCTCTGCGTTCAAAAGTCGTATATAAATATCAGTGTGATGGCTGCAATGCCATCTATTATGGGAAAACTATGCGGCATTTGAAAGTTAGAGCCTGCGAACACATGGCCGTTTCTGCCTTGACTGGAAAATCCGTCAAATCTATTAACCCTAGTGCGGTTTTGGAGCATgttgttttctgtaaaaatagaccatctttagataatttttctATTATCTCCTCCGcatctaataattttgatttggaaTTGAAGGAAAGCTTGTTAATCCGTTGGGATAAGCCAATTCTTAATAGAAATATTGCATCAAtgccattatttctattttcagataaTTGACTTGCCCCTACGGAATATTTGATCGTACGATGATATATCGtacgatattttgtatatagtgttgaatttgtcaattgtaAATAGCTATACTTGAAAATGGCCGTCGTACGGCCGAAACGTCGTTAAAGAGTTGTGTTCGTTGTTAGTTCCAAAAGTCTGAACATACACACCAATTCAATCAAGTTATGTTTCCTGATTATGTCCACCTTCATAATGtcctatttcttaaaaaaaaatactttaaac
This DNA window, taken from Hydractinia symbiolongicarpus strain clone_291-10 chromosome 15, HSymV2.1, whole genome shotgun sequence, encodes the following:
- the LOC130629233 gene encoding MIT domain-containing protein 1-like isoform X1; protein product: MRVVRQQEPVTLFMMNAATQMLKRAVELDNNKKYSEAKICYEEGIELLIKSVSTLADEKAKAQIRNKIAEYMKRGEELKQHIQKHNASGKFHETIKIKNGQIGCSYSTLFSKYIDKKLNCVTIQDAYIRSHHQLLNLLRFCELLVKRGKSLKNITVITGRDEIKPEEQSAKLEELTNSLKSVGVSLKVEFSDIIHDREILLDNGWIIKIGRGLDYFKSPKGRVSLGFCDFDLRECHETNIDIYVIQ
- the LOC130629233 gene encoding MIT domain-containing protein 1-like isoform X2 yields the protein MMNAATQMLKRAVELDNNKKYSEAKICYEEGIELLIKSVSTLADEKAKAQIRNKIAEYMKRGEELKQHIQKHNASGKFHETIKIKNGQIGCSYSTLFSKYIDKKLNCVTIQDAYIRSHHQLLNLLRFCELLVKRGKSLKNITVITGRDEIKPEEQSAKLEELTNSLKSVGVSLKVEFSDIIHDREILLDNGWIIKIGRGLDYFKSPKGRVSLGFCDFDLRECHETNIDIYVIQ